In Gadus macrocephalus chromosome 4, ASM3116895v1, the following proteins share a genomic window:
- the LOC132455050 gene encoding neurofilament medium polypeptide-like isoform X2, which produces MLDGPAPSSAPPPARTGGRCPPQPMRRRDKPQVPEKPQVPEKPQVPEKPQVPEKPGSRTNPGSRTDRCPPRRATSSPPTSGWRPTTRNTTTTTTTWWPTFSLVTSDT; this is translated from the exons ATGTTggacggccccgcccccagctccgcccccccgcccgccaGGACGGGCGGCCgctgccccccccagcccatgAGGAGGCGGGACAAACCCCAGGTCCCGGAGAAGCCCCAGGTCCCGGAGAAACCCCAGGTCCCGGAGAAGCCCCAGGTCCCGGAGAAACCCGGATCCCGGACAAACCCCGGGTCCCGGACGGACCGCTGCCCCCCCCGGAGAGCCACTTCCTCCCCTCCTACGAGCGGCTGGAGGCCGACGAcaagaaacacaacaacaacaacaacaacatggtgGCCG ACCTTCTCATTGGTCACCAGCGACACGTGA
- the LOC132455050 gene encoding neurofilament medium polypeptide-like isoform X1: MLDGPAPSSAPPPARTGGRCPPQPMRRRDKPQVPEKPQVPEKPQVPEKPQVPEKPGSRTNPGSRTDRCPPRRATSSPPTSGWRPTTRNTTTTTTTWWPSRPSHWSPATRDDGARIQDGALTVEPDVASLH; this comes from the exons ATGTTggacggccccgcccccagctccgcccccccgcccgccaGGACGGGCGGCCgctgccccccccagcccatgAGGAGGCGGGACAAACCCCAGGTCCCGGAGAAGCCCCAGGTCCCGGAGAAACCCCAGGTCCCGGAGAAGCCCCAGGTCCCGGAGAAACCCGGATCCCGGACAAACCCCGGGTCCCGGACGGACCGCTGCCCCCCCCGGAGAGCCACTTCCTCCCCTCCTACGAGCGGCTGGAGGCCGACGAcaagaaacacaacaacaacaacaacaacatggtgGCCG TCCAGACCTTCTCATTGGTCACCAGCGACACGTGATGACGGCGCCCGGATCCAAGATGGCGCCCTGACGGTAGAGCCGGATGTAGCGTCCCTGCACTGA